In the Aneurinibacillus soli genome, one interval contains:
- a CDS encoding GspE/PulE family protein, whose protein sequence is MARKRLGDILIESGMISEEQLKKALEEQKKSKLKLGDHLLQTGYITEQQLIETLEFQLGIPHVRLFRYRLDPSLSSIVPEEVARRNMLIPIKKEGNRLTIAMVDPMDYFAIDELRMSTGFAIEPVIATRDEVQRAINRIYSMQDSVKELMENINSASDVEEAEVMDEDSPIVRLVNQMFEQATQLRASDIHIDPQDDGVRIRYRIDGMLRTERVLPRHMHGILTARLKIMANLNIAERRVPQDGRMQLRIAYKEYDIRVSVLPTVFGEKMVMRLLDLTNVMMEIDQLGLTRRNLVAFREIIRKPNGIFLLTGPTGSGKSTTLYAVLHHLNREDVNIITVEDPVEYQLEGINQVQVNSAIGMTFASSLRSILRQDPDIIMIGEMRDTETAEIGIRAALTGHQVLSTLHTNDAISSVIRMSDMGIEPFLIASSVNGVMAQRLVRRICKECRDEYPVNEHEQAIFAQRGVKVEKLWRGKGCAACNLTGYRGRAALHEIFSLDDTMRRMIAERAPASELRRHAMKNGMILLLDDGLIKVTQGITTMEEVLRVCATE, encoded by the coding sequence TATATTACGGAGCAGCAGCTAATTGAGACGCTGGAGTTCCAACTGGGTATCCCACATGTTCGTCTGTTCCGCTACCGACTTGATCCATCTCTTTCGAGCATTGTGCCGGAAGAGGTCGCTCGCCGCAACATGCTGATCCCGATAAAAAAAGAGGGCAACAGACTTACGATTGCGATGGTTGATCCGATGGACTATTTCGCCATTGATGAACTGCGGATGAGTACGGGATTTGCGATCGAACCAGTCATTGCTACGCGTGATGAAGTACAGCGGGCGATTAATCGCATATATAGCATGCAGGACTCGGTAAAAGAGCTCATGGAGAATATAAATTCGGCATCGGATGTGGAAGAGGCCGAAGTAATGGATGAGGATTCACCGATTGTCCGCCTTGTAAATCAGATGTTTGAGCAGGCAACACAGCTTCGAGCGAGTGATATTCACATTGATCCACAGGATGACGGCGTTCGGATTCGCTATCGGATTGACGGAATGCTTCGTACGGAGCGGGTGCTGCCCCGTCATATGCACGGGATTTTGACTGCCCGTCTTAAAATTATGGCGAACTTGAACATTGCGGAACGGCGCGTGCCGCAGGACGGACGCATGCAGCTGCGGATTGCGTATAAAGAATACGATATTCGTGTTTCAGTGCTGCCGACGGTTTTCGGGGAGAAAATGGTAATGCGTCTGCTGGATTTAACGAATGTCATGATGGAAATTGATCAGCTTGGCCTGACAAGGCGCAATCTGGTCGCCTTTCGTGAGATTATTCGAAAGCCAAATGGCATCTTTCTGCTGACAGGTCCGACAGGAAGCGGAAAATCGACGACACTGTATGCGGTGCTTCATCATTTGAATCGTGAGGATGTAAATATTATCACGGTAGAGGACCCGGTGGAGTACCAGCTTGAAGGAATTAATCAGGTTCAGGTCAATTCAGCTATCGGCATGACGTTCGCCTCTTCGCTGCGTTCGATTCTCAGGCAGGACCCGGACATTATTATGATCGGGGAAATGCGCGATACCGAAACAGCTGAGATTGGCATCCGGGCCGCGCTTACCGGCCACCAGGTACTGAGCACACTGCATACGAATGATGCGATTAGCAGTGTGATTCGTATGAGTGATATGGGGATTGAGCCGTTTTTGATCGCATCGTCTGTGAATGGAGTGATGGCGCAGCGGCTCGTACGCCGTATCTGCAAGGAGTGCCGCGATGAATATCCGGTAAATGAGCATGAGCAAGCCATCTTTGCTCAGCGCGGTGTTAAGGTTGAGAAGCTGTGGCGTGGCAAAGGTTGTGCCGCGTGCAATCTTACCGGCTATCGGGGGCGAGCGGCGCTGCATGAAATCTTTTCGCTTGATGATACGATGCGCCGTATGATTGCAGAGCGAGCCCCTGCTTCTGAACTGCGCCGTCATGCGATGAAAAACGGCATGATTTTGCTGCTTGATGATGGGCTGATTAAAGTGACGCAGGGCATTACGACGATGGAAGAAGTATTGCGTGTTTGTGCTACGGAATAA
- a CDS encoding type IV pilus twitching motility protein PilT: MSEIDIKKLLKYACEKKASDLHITVGSAPVFRIDGELRRLDIPSLTPQDTELMARELIRENLYASFIERGELDFSYGLPGVSRFRVNAYHQRGCISLVARVVPSGIPGLDSLALPEVLKTLCRKPQGLVLVTGPTGSGKSTTLAAMIDYINSTMRKHIITLEDPIEYLHKHQLSIINQREVGFDTNNFASGLRSALRQDPDVILVGEMRDLETISTAITAAETGHLVFATLHTSDAPQTIDRIIDVFPGSQQPQVRIQLASVLVSIVSQRLFPKVGGGRVAATEVLVNTSAIGNLIRMEKVHQIKSMMQTGRELGMHTMEMSIKELLGQGSVARQAVQHHLNERAFE, translated from the coding sequence ATGAGCGAGATTGATATTAAGAAATTGCTAAAGTACGCTTGTGAGAAGAAAGCGTCTGATCTTCATATCACGGTGGGATCTGCTCCCGTTTTCCGGATTGATGGGGAATTAAGACGGCTTGATATTCCGTCGCTTACACCGCAGGATACGGAACTGATGGCCCGCGAGCTAATTCGAGAGAATCTGTACGCGTCGTTTATCGAACGGGGGGAGCTTGATTTCTCATACGGCCTGCCGGGAGTATCGCGTTTTCGTGTTAATGCGTATCATCAGCGCGGCTGTATCAGTCTGGTAGCTCGCGTTGTGCCATCGGGTATTCCAGGACTTGATTCTCTGGCGTTGCCTGAAGTACTCAAGACGCTTTGTCGCAAACCACAGGGGCTTGTACTCGTTACAGGTCCGACGGGTAGCGGGAAATCGACCACGCTTGCGGCAATGATCGACTATATTAACAGTACGATGCGCAAGCATATCATTACGCTGGAAGATCCGATTGAATATTTGCATAAGCATCAGCTTTCAATCATCAACCAGCGGGAGGTCGGATTTGACACGAATAATTTTGCGAGCGGGCTTCGATCAGCGCTCAGACAGGACCCGGATGTCATTCTAGTTGGGGAGATGCGTGATCTGGAGACGATTAGTACGGCGATTACGGCAGCGGAAACCGGGCACCTCGTATTCGCAACGTTGCACACATCGGATGCACCGCAGACCATTGATCGCATCATTGATGTATTTCCAGGGAGTCAGCAGCCGCAGGTTCGAATTCAACTGGCATCTGTTCTGGTCAGCATTGTCTCTCAGCGTTTGTTCCCAAAAGTGGGGGGCGGACGGGTAGCAGCGACAGAAGTGCTGGTGAATACATCGGCCATCGGCAACTTGATTCGCATGGAGAAAGTGCATCAGATTAAAAGCATGATGCAGACAGGTCGCGAGCTTGGCATGCACACGATGGAGATGTCGATTAAGGAACTGCTGGGTCAGGGGAGCGTCGCACGTCAGGCGGTACAGCACCATCTGAATGAAAGGGCTTTTGAGTAA
- a CDS encoding type II secretion system F family protein: MKGLLSNMPLFSYEAVGLDGVKTKGKLTAANKLLALAELKQQGLYVSVIREEKQGVLKREITLFRPVKSKDFIVFLRQLSTLIKAGVGIVESIHILAQQSESKRLRQVLLDIEIEIQGGRQLSEACAKHPRIFDELYISMLKAAEASGSMETILDRMAGFYEKSHYTREKLKSAMIYPLTMLGLTVGVTLYLLTNVVPMFVQMFNGLHAELPAITKSVVAVSNSMIETWYMYVLAILGLYIALRLIFRTKRGRYWADYMKLRIPVFGKLLQKGALARLSRTMSTLFASSVPVLQALTIVENVADNRVIGQAIAKSRDSLRAGRPLSEPLKQEKVFPPLVSHMIAIGEETGAMDGMLEKIAEFYEAEVENSVERIKALIEPVMIIVLAVIIGSIVLSIMVPMFEIFNRIDQQ, from the coding sequence ATGAAAGGGCTTTTGAGTAACATGCCGTTGTTTTCGTATGAAGCAGTCGGGCTGGATGGAGTCAAGACAAAGGGCAAGCTTACGGCGGCAAATAAGCTGTTAGCACTTGCGGAGCTGAAGCAGCAGGGACTGTATGTTTCCGTGATTCGTGAAGAGAAGCAAGGTGTGTTGAAACGGGAGATCACGCTGTTTCGTCCAGTTAAGAGTAAAGATTTTATTGTGTTTTTGCGGCAGCTCTCAACACTCATTAAGGCGGGTGTTGGCATTGTAGAAAGTATTCATATTCTTGCCCAGCAGAGTGAGAGTAAGCGGCTTCGTCAGGTGCTGCTTGATATTGAGATTGAGATTCAAGGGGGACGGCAGCTTTCGGAAGCATGCGCAAAGCATCCACGTATTTTTGATGAATTGTATATTAGCATGCTAAAAGCAGCTGAGGCGTCCGGTAGTATGGAAACCATACTGGACCGGATGGCCGGGTTTTATGAGAAGTCGCATTATACGAGAGAGAAGCTCAAATCTGCGATGATTTACCCGCTTACGATGCTGGGACTTACCGTGGGAGTTACCTTGTATTTGCTGACAAATGTGGTGCCCATGTTTGTCCAGATGTTTAACGGGCTGCATGCAGAACTTCCCGCTATTACGAAAAGCGTCGTGGCCGTTAGTAATAGCATGATTGAAACATGGTACATGTATGTACTGGCTATACTCGGCCTATATATTGCCCTGCGGTTGATTTTTCGTACGAAGCGAGGACGATACTGGGCGGATTATATGAAACTACGTATCCCGGTGTTCGGCAAGCTGTTGCAAAAAGGGGCGCTGGCGCGGCTGAGCCGGACGATGAGCACGCTGTTTGCGAGTTCCGTGCCGGTCTTACAGGCACTTACGATTGTGGAGAATGTGGCGGATAATCGGGTGATCGGGCAGGCAATCGCCAAATCAAGAGACAGCTTGCGAGCAGGTCGACCGCTATCTGAACCACTCAAGCAGGAGAAGGTTTTTCCACCGCTTGTAAGTCACATGATTGCGATCGGGGAGGAGACCGGCGCAATGGATGGGATGCTAGAGAAGATTGCGGAATTCTACGAGGCGGAAGTAGAGAACTCGGTTGAGCGCATTAAAGCGCTCATTGAGCCTGTTATGATTATCGTACTTGCGGTTATCATCGGTTCGATTGTTCTATCTATCATGGTACCGATGTTTGAGATTTTTAACCGAATTGATCAACAGTAA
- a CDS encoding prepilin-type N-terminal cleavage/methylation domain-containing protein, whose amino-acid sequence MFKRLREDQKGLTLIELLAVVVILGIILAIAIPSISGIIEKQKAKAHQSNALMILDAAKLYYIDHPDQTTNASGVTATVLVQNRCLEDIPKNPFTGNGYNGNNIVVVYNNGNPQITLSTEVSNNPNPDAKEYNQFTRSQVLGVADNK is encoded by the coding sequence ATGTTCAAACGTTTGAGGGAAGATCAGAAAGGTTTGACACTGATCGAATTATTGGCGGTTGTTGTCATCTTGGGGATTATTCTTGCAATTGCAATCCCTTCAATTAGCGGGATTATTGAGAAGCAGAAAGCAAAGGCGCATCAGTCTAATGCACTGATGATTCTTGATGCAGCGAAGTTGTATTATATTGATCATCCAGATCAGACAACTAATGCTAGTGGTGTTACAGCAACTGTCCTGGTACAAAACAGATGCTTGGAGGATATTCCAAAAAACCCGTTCACAGGTAATGGATATAACGGTAACAATATTGTTGTCGTTTACAATAATGGAAATCCGCAAATTACGCTTTCTACAGAAGTATCAAATAATCCGAATCCGGATGCTAAGGAGTACAATCAGTTCACCAGAAGTCAAGTGCTAGGTGTAGCGGATAATAAATAA
- a CDS encoding prepilin peptidase — MVISSIITGFFFLYGLILGSFFNVVGLRMPNGESIVRPRSYCPHCHRTLAARDLVPILSYMWNKGHCRYCGNPIPPGYSVMEFITGLLFAVTYQVFGLTPETGMVLLFISVLVIVTVSDLAYFLILDKITFPAFFAILILRFFIHPNESYESHLIGAGLGFGIFYIIAMFARGGFGLGDVKLFAVVGLFLGWPRLLVVIMLSTCLGTLFGLLMMVAGRATEGRKTAIPFGPFIALGSVLAVFFGYDLIDWYWSLFW; from the coding sequence GTGGTGATCAGCTCTATCATTACAGGATTCTTTTTTTTATATGGGCTGATACTAGGCTCGTTCTTCAATGTTGTTGGACTCAGAATGCCGAACGGGGAGTCAATCGTACGACCACGTTCCTACTGTCCGCACTGCCATCGTACGTTAGCGGCACGCGATCTGGTGCCGATTCTATCATATATGTGGAATAAGGGACATTGCCGATACTGCGGGAATCCAATCCCACCCGGTTATTCTGTCATGGAATTCATAACTGGATTGTTATTTGCGGTGACGTATCAAGTATTTGGCTTAACGCCTGAAACAGGCATGGTTTTGCTGTTCATCTCCGTTCTCGTTATTGTCACGGTATCGGACCTGGCGTATTTTCTTATTCTGGATAAAATTACATTTCCGGCGTTTTTTGCGATACTTATTCTTCGTTTCTTCATTCACCCGAATGAGTCGTATGAATCGCATCTTATTGGCGCGGGGCTTGGATTTGGCATCTTTTATATTATCGCTATGTTTGCACGGGGCGGATTCGGTTTGGGAGATGTAAAGCTGTTTGCAGTCGTCGGGTTGTTTCTTGGTTGGCCGCGTCTGCTAGTTGTCATCATGCTATCCACTTGTCTCGGTACGCTGTTCGGGTTGCTCATGATGGTGGCGGGACGTGCGACGGAAGGGCGCAAGACTGCCATTCCGTTCGGCCCGTTTATCGCGCTTGGAAGCGTGTTAGCTGTCTTTTTCGGTTATGATCTGATTGACTGGTACTGGAGTCTGTTCTGGTGA
- the pilM gene encoding type IV pilus biogenesis protein PilM encodes MKLPFFRQPTGSVGMLLTDTGLRYAEVRTTGDRVQVKQAGLIELESGCVEGGRIVDMEKTIARLSAGLRHTRLKHKRVSVSVPTSMVIVRTVPLPKVPAREVRPLLEMELSSTVHLPFTNPYFDYYKLPDEVIEERENEEGQTETIRLDNYLIVAAPGGIIEEYTGLFDRLDLSLHAIDIEPLALHRLLMRAGVDNESCMMYMQFGTDVINVSFFQEGVPEFIRSIPLTLSNYQSVAGAHIPEGLEAFAIEATREVERVLNFYQFTIKNDGTRVRTIRITGTFAGAEKVIEVMRGVLSGIDISLFPADHIIHPFFEDRDIQDYTIPIGLSMKG; translated from the coding sequence ATGAAGCTTCCATTTTTCCGGCAGCCTACCGGTTCGGTAGGCATGCTGTTGACAGATACCGGCCTGCGGTACGCGGAAGTACGTACGACGGGGGATCGGGTTCAGGTCAAACAGGCAGGGTTGATTGAGCTTGAGTCCGGCTGTGTAGAGGGTGGTCGGATTGTTGATATGGAGAAAACAATAGCTCGTCTTAGCGCCGGGCTTCGGCACACACGCCTGAAGCATAAACGAGTGAGTGTATCGGTCCCGACTTCCATGGTCATCGTGCGGACGGTTCCGCTTCCAAAAGTGCCAGCCCGTGAAGTGCGACCGCTTCTGGAGATGGAGCTTTCTTCAACGGTGCACCTGCCGTTTACCAATCCATATTTTGATTATTATAAGCTTCCAGATGAAGTGATAGAAGAGAGAGAGAATGAGGAAGGTCAAACAGAGACGATACGGCTCGACAACTATCTGATAGTGGCCGCTCCAGGTGGTATAATTGAAGAGTATACCGGACTTTTTGATCGACTTGATCTGTCGCTTCATGCAATCGATATTGAGCCACTGGCACTGCACCGCCTTCTTATGCGGGCAGGAGTAGACAATGAATCGTGTATGATGTACATGCAGTTTGGTACAGATGTGATCAATGTCTCCTTTTTTCAGGAAGGAGTTCCTGAGTTCATCCGTAGCATCCCGCTTACGCTGTCCAATTATCAGTCGGTGGCGGGGGCACATATCCCAGAAGGTCTCGAAGCATTTGCGATCGAGGCTACACGTGAAGTGGAGCGTGTTCTTAATTTTTATCAGTTCACGATAAAAAATGATGGGACACGTGTTAGAACGATCCGTATTACCGGCACGTTTGCTGGGGCCGAGAAAGTGATCGAAGTTATGCGCGGAGTATTGTCGGGGATTGATATTAGCCTGTTTCCGGCTGACCATATTATTCATCCGTTTTTTGAAGACCGCGACATTCAAGATTATACAATTCCAATCGGATTATCAATGAAAGGTTGA
- a CDS encoding PilN domain-containing protein: protein MVEINLLPPKKPKINTHRLTVGILSFVWGVGTIVTGYAHYSAIQEQGALSQQIEQQEKMLSRAEQKQSADQSPATWQQYADLSEKMKQLFYPPTVMLDELAQSLPENSRLTEVKYTLNGQITVQGYFEKYEDIAAYVHHLQKSPHMVSATMKSITALPVTWNGKEEPSPLVKAVGGKVQPRYRAEFTLVAVTIDEKNVVRKKG from the coding sequence ATGGTTGAGATTAATCTTCTTCCCCCGAAAAAACCAAAAATCAACACGCATAGACTGACGGTGGGCATCCTTTCGTTTGTCTGGGGAGTCGGTACGATTGTAACCGGGTACGCACACTATAGTGCGATACAGGAACAAGGAGCATTGTCTCAGCAGATTGAGCAGCAGGAGAAGATGCTGTCGCGTGCCGAGCAAAAGCAAAGTGCAGATCAATCACCGGCTACATGGCAACAGTATGCCGATCTTTCAGAAAAAATGAAGCAATTGTTTTATCCACCAACCGTTATGCTCGATGAGCTAGCACAAAGTCTGCCTGAGAACAGTCGGTTAACAGAGGTGAAGTATACGTTGAATGGACAGATTACTGTCCAGGGATATTTTGAGAAGTATGAAGATATCGCAGCGTATGTCCATCATCTCCAGAAGTCACCTCATATGGTGAGTGCTACTATGAAAAGCATTACAGCGCTTCCGGTTACATGGAATGGCAAAGAAGAGCCTTCCCCGTTAGTAAAAGCAGTAGGAGGCAAGGTACAGCCGCGCTATCGGGCGGAGTTTACGCTGGTTGCGGTAACAATTGATGAGAAGAATGTTGTGCGGAAGAAGGGATAG